A stretch of the Archangium violaceum genome encodes the following:
- a CDS encoding putative signal transducing protein: MKRVRFSVHRTVGEARLQEGLLAGSGLSVEVRGEALAPLSGEIPSTETWVELWLPEEEVARARELLEELEEDGEKAERAVECPGCREENPGNFELCWSCGEELPESPRPRLRAVS, from the coding sequence ATGAAGCGAGTACGGTTCTCGGTGCACCGGACGGTGGGAGAGGCGAGGCTCCAGGAGGGGCTGTTGGCGGGGTCGGGATTGTCAGTGGAGGTGAGAGGGGAGGCGCTGGCGCCGCTGAGCGGGGAGATACCGAGCACGGAAACGTGGGTGGAGCTGTGGTTGCCGGAGGAGGAGGTGGCGAGGGCGCGGGAGCTGTTGGAGGAGTTGGAGGAGGACGGGGAGAAGGCGGAGAGAGCGGTGGAGTGTCCGGGGTGTCGGGAGGAGAACCCGGGGAACTTCGAGCTGTGCTGGAGCTGTGGGGAGGAACTGCCAGAGTCGCCGAGGCCTCGACTGAGAGCGGTGTCGTGA
- a CDS encoding tetratricopeptide repeat protein has product MKSALIACLVALAIHLIPLFLPRNMPEQELAIARAMPDATNRAQVLKPLKDNPKSTGAHLREAAELLVEGSPLDAYELAKEAEKKEPGEVETQLLLARICHGQRMNRCEEESLARAAELGPGDPRADLLRADFQERDGDLGGALSSVGKAYEKAPGNVGVGVRYARLLSTMGRGEEALQVLKQLEKGLGRPRLLMEEGLVRMEQGRMEEARELFASAVDADPKLVMGYYHLGMAAFRVGDVEGAEEALRQADRLDMSDMRPLSALCDIQRKTGRTEQLTATRMDLERRFPERMEAVRSACRTQ; this is encoded by the coding sequence TTGAAGAGCGCGCTGATCGCCTGCCTGGTGGCGTTGGCCATCCACCTGATACCGCTGTTCCTGCCGAGGAACATGCCGGAGCAGGAACTGGCGATCGCGAGGGCGATGCCGGACGCGACGAATCGGGCGCAGGTGCTGAAACCTCTGAAGGACAACCCGAAGTCGACGGGGGCGCACCTCCGGGAGGCGGCGGAGCTGTTGGTGGAGGGCTCGCCGCTGGACGCGTACGAGCTGGCGAAGGAGGCGGAGAAGAAGGAGCCGGGCGAGGTGGAGACGCAGCTCCTGCTGGCGAGGATCTGCCACGGGCAGCGGATGAACCGGTGCGAGGAGGAGTCGCTGGCGAGAGCGGCGGAACTGGGACCGGGGGACCCGAGGGCGGATCTGCTGCGAGCGGACTTCCAGGAAAGGGACGGAGACCTGGGAGGAGCGCTGTCGTCGGTGGGGAAGGCGTACGAGAAGGCGCCGGGGAATGTCGGAGTGGGGGTGAGGTACGCGAGGCTCCTGAGCACGATGGGTCGAGGGGAGGAGGCGCTCCAGGTGCTGAAGCAGTTGGAGAAGGGCCTGGGAAGGCCGCGGCTGCTCATGGAGGAGGGGTTGGTGCGGATGGAGCAGGGGAGGATGGAGGAAGCGCGGGAGCTGTTCGCGAGCGCGGTGGATGCGGATCCGAAGCTGGTGATGGGGTACTACCACCTGGGGATGGCGGCCTTCCGGGTGGGGGACGTAGAGGGGGCGGAAGAGGCGCTGAGACAGGCGGATCGCCTGGACATGTCGGACATGAGGCCGTTATCGGCGCTGTGCGACATCCAGAGGAAGACGGGCCGGACGGAGCAGCTGACGGCGACGCGGATGGATCTGGAGCGCCGATTTCCGGAGCGGATGGAAGCGGTACGAAGCGCCTGCCGGACCCAGTGA
- a CDS encoding SlyX family protein translates to MDDESRIVELELRYMQQQELLQELNDVLYAQRRELDALKAEVDFLKKKLEGEPGLVDAQRQEKPPHY, encoded by the coding sequence ATGGATGACGAGTCGCGGATCGTGGAGTTGGAGTTGCGCTACATGCAGCAGCAGGAGCTGCTGCAGGAGCTGAACGACGTGCTGTACGCCCAGCGTCGAGAGCTGGATGCACTGAAGGCGGAGGTAGATTTCCTGAAGAAGAAGCTCGAGGGCGAGCCGGGCCTGGTGGATGCGCAGCGGCAGGAGAAGCCGCCGCACTACTGA